In the genome of Paenarthrobacter ilicis, the window TAAGGCTCCCGGCAAAGTGAACGTCTCCCTCAGCGTGGGACCCCTGCGGTCCGATGGCTACCATTCCGTGGCCAGCGTCTACCTGGCGGTGTCCTTGTATGAGGAAGTGACGGCCACCAGCACCGAAAACGATGGAATCACCGTCAGCATCAGCCCTGACAGCACGCTGGACCTCGACGGCGTCGACATCCCTTTGGATGAACGGAACCTGGCCTACAAAGCTGCCGCCATCATGGCGGAAGTGTCCGAGAAGTCGACGGGCGTGCACCTTGAGATCACCAAGAGGGTGCCCGTTGCCGGCGGGATGGGCGGCGGCTCCGCTGATGCCGCAGCCACCCTGCTTGCCTGTGATGCCCTCTGGGACAGTGGGCTGTCCCGCGAGGAATTGGCCCATCTGGCCGCCGAGCTGGGCGCCGACGTACCGTTTTCGCTCTTGGGCGGAACGGCAGTAGGACTGGGTGTCGGAGACAAACTATCGCCGGCATTGGCCAAAGCGCAGACGGACTGGGTCCTGGTGTTCGCCGATTACGGGCTTTCGACGCCGGACGTCTTCAGGACCCTGGACGGTCTCCGCGACTCCGAAGGTGCACAGATCGCCGAGCCGGTGGACGTTGACCCCGCCATCTTGCAGGCGTTGCGCAACGGTGATCCCGAAACCCTCAGCCGTGTACTGATCAATGACCTCCAGCGCGCCTCCATCACCTTGGCGCCGCAGCTCCGCGACACCATCGGGCTGGGTGAAGCCCGTGGCGCCCTGGCCGGCATGGTGTCCGGATCCGGGCCCACGGTGGCCCTGCTTGCCCGGGATTCCGTGGCAGCAAGCGTCCTTGCCGAGGAGCTCAGCCACCGGGGTCACACCGCTTTGGCTGTCCACGGCCCCGTGCCCGGCGCCCGGATCATCTCCGATACCCTCCTGTAGTACCCCTCCCCATCCTTACCCCGCATTCCAGCATTAGAAAGTAGCACCCATTGGCCCACCTGCTTGGCGGCGAAAACCTTACGGTTTCGTTCGCGACCCGCACTATCCTCGACGGCGTCACCCTCGGTTTGGAGGATGGCGATCGCATTGGAATGGTGGGCCGCAACGGCGACGGCAAATCCACGCTGATGCGCCTGCTGGCGTCGCGCTCCACCACCGATTCGGGCCGCGTCACCAAACGGAGCGACGTGACCGTGGGCTACCTGGACCAAGGTGACGTTCTGGACGGTGACTTGACGGTGGGCGCCGCGATCGTCGGCGACCGCGCTGACCACGAATGGGCGGCCAACCCCAAAATCCGTGAAGTCATGGGCGGCCTGGTGGGTGACGTGGATTGGCACGCCAACGTGCACGCACTCTCCGGCGGACAAAAGCGCCGGGTGGCGTTGGCCAAGCTGCTGATCGAAGACCACGACGTCATCATGCTTGACGAACCCACCAACCACCTCGACGTCGAAGGTGTGGCATGGCTGGCCCGGCACCTGAAGACCCGCTGGCGCGCCAACCAGGGCGCGTTCCTTGTGGTCACCCACGATCGCTGGTTCCTGGACGAAGTCTGCAACTACACCTGGGAAGTCCACGACGCCATGGTGGACATGTTCGACGGCGGATACGCCGCCTACGTTTTGGCGCGCGCCGAACGCGACCGCATGGCCGCCGTCGTCGAAAACAAGCGCCAGCAGCTCGTCAAGAAAGAACTTGCCTGGCTGAGGCGCGGCGCCCCCGCCCGAACCGCCAAGCCGAAGTTCCGGATCGAAGCCGCCAACGACCTCATTGCCGACGTGCCTGATCCCCGCGACTCGGTGGCCCTGAACAAGATGGCCACCGCCCGTCTGGGCAAGGACGTGTTGGACCTGGAGAACATTTCCCTCGACTTCCTGGACGGAGAAGAGGGGCAGAAGCTCTTTGACAACATCACCTTGCGGCTGGCCCCGGGCGAACGGCTGGGGCTGGTGGGCGTCAACGGTGCCGGCAAATCCACCCTGCTGAAATTGCTTAACGGCGAAATCCAACCAAGCTCAGGCAAGGTCAAGCGCGGAAAGACCGTGGTCACCGCCGTATTGACCCAGGACGTCAAAGAACTGGACGATGTGTCCGATCTCCGCGTCATTGAGGTGATCGAGCGCGAGAAACGGTCCTTCAGTGTGGGCGGCAAGGAATTCACCGCCGGCCAACTGGTGGAGCAACTCGGGTTTACCAAAGAGAAGCAGTGGACCCCCGTTTCGGACCTTTCCGGCGGTGAGCGCCGGCGACTTCAACTTCTGCGCCTGCTGGTGGGGGAGCCCAACGTACTGATGCTCGACGAGCCCACCAACGACCTTGATACCGACACCCTTGCCGCCGTCGAGGACGTTCTGGATGGTTGGCCGGGAACGCTGGTGGTGGTCAGCCACGACCGTTACCTGCTGGAGCGTGTCACCGACAACCAGATGGCACTCCTGGGCGACGGGAAACTCCGTGGGCTTCCCGGCGGTGTGGACCAGTACCTGGAGCTGCGTGAGGCGGCCTTGGCTTCCGGTGCCCTGGCTGGGTCGGGTGCGCCAACGGCCGCCACCGGTTCTGCTTCCACTTCCTCTTCCGGTGCTTCGGAAGCCGAAAAGCGCGAAGCCCGCAAGGACCTGAACAGGATCGACAGGCAGCTGGGCAAACTCTCCCAGCAGGAAGAAAAGCTCCACACCCAGATGGCTGCCAAGTCCGAATCCGGAGACTTCGACGGCCTGGGCCAGCTCAATGCGAAGCTTCAGGAATTGCTGGAGGAGAAAGAGGGCCTGGAACTGGAGTGGTTGGAAGCCGCCGAGACGATCGGGGAGTAGCCGCCCAGCCGGTGGCGGTCAGGGGTGTTGCTCTCTCACATCCCGTCGGGTTTTGGGGGTTGCTCTCTCATGTCCCGTTGGGTTTTGGGGGTTGCTCTCTCACGTCCCGTCGGGTTTTGGGCGTTGTCAGCGAGTTTGTGAAACCAGTCGGGAAGAACCGCGGGCTTGGCAGCTCCCAGCAGAGATAGCATGGCGCACTCGATCCTGACGGACTTCCCTCCGTTCGCGGCAGAGCGTGGGGCGGGATGTGAGAGAGCGTCCGGTAAAAAGGGGCGGGATGTGAGAGAGCGTGCGGTAAAAAGGGGCGGGATGTGAGAGAGCGACGGGTTAGCTGTCGGTGCGCAGCTCGGGTTCCTTCTTCAGGCCCGTCAAACCGTTCCACGCCAGATTCACCAAGTGTGCCGCCACCACGCGTTTGTCCGGCTGGCGGCTGTCCAACCACCACTGGCCCGTCATGGCCACCATGCCCACCAGCATCTGCGCATACATGGCGCCGTCAGCGGCACTGAGTCCGCGGCGGGCAAACTCATCGGACAACAGATGCTCAACCCGCGCCGTGACGTGGGAGAGCAGCGTGGAAAAGGCACCTTCCGGCTGGGACGGCGGGGAGTCCCGCATGAGGATGCGGAAGCCGTCCGTCCTGTCTTCGATGTAACCCAGGAGTGCCAGGGCAGCGCGCTCCACCAGGACACGGGGCTTGGCATCGGCACTCAGAGCCTGGGTGATGGAATCCAGCAGGATCCTGAATTCGGTTTCCACCACTTGGCGGTAGAGGCCCTCTTTGGAACCGAAGTGTTCGTAGATCACGGGTTTGGAAACCCCGGCCGTCGCGGCGATTTCCTCAATGGTGGTGCCATCCAGTCCACGGGCTGCGAAGATGGCCCTGCCGATGCCGATCAGTTGTGACTTACGTTGCTGTCCCGTCATCCGCACGCGTACTGCCGGACCGTTGGAAACCGTGCCGGCGGGCTCGGAATCGGCTGCGGGGCGGGGGATTTCGGCGTGCTTGCTCACCCCACCATCATGCCCCAGGTGGGCCCGCCCGTGGCGAAGGAAGTGCCACGATGGTGCGTCGGAAAGGGACCGGCTGGCCGTCGAGTCGCGAACCACGCAAAGGTCATGGCAAACTAGATGCTTGTGTGTGCATCCCGGTGATCCGGGAGGCGCTCCGGGCATGCCGCCCGGCAGTGTGAAGCATGCACGGTCCGCTCTGGTGTAATGGCAGCACCCCGGCCTTTGGAGCCGTGGAGTATAGGTTCGAATCCTATGGGCGGAACGGTCGGAAATGCGCCTCTCTCTGTACCTGTTGCGGCTCGCTCAGCGCCTGCGGACACAGACGGTTGGCAGCAGCCGAAGCCGGGTTACCCGGGACAAAGCGAGCAAGGAGAGCCAGTACGTGAGCCCCGAAACCACCGGTCCCGCAGCGGTCATAGTCCTGGCAGCAGGCGCCGGCACGCGCATGAAGTCGCGGACTCCGAAAATTCTCCACGAAATTGGCGGCCGCTCCATGGTGGGCCACGCGCTGCTGGCAGCGCGCTCCATCAACCCCGCCACCTTGGCCCTGGTTGTCCGCCACGAGCGTGACCGCGTGGCAGAGCATGTCACCGCGCTGGATCCCGAAGCCCTCATTGTGGACCAGGACGATGTTCCCGGCACTGGCCGGGCTGTCCAGGTAGCGCTGACCGCACTGGATGCTGCCGCGGAGCTTTCAGGCACCGTGGTGGTCACTTATGGCGACGTTCCGCTGTTGACGGGCGAGCTCCTGGGCGAACTGGTCACCACCCACGAAGCCGAAGGCAACGCCGTGACTGTTCTCACTGCCGTCCTTGACGATGCCTCCGGCTATGGACGTATTCTCCGTGCCGGCGATGGAACGGTGACCGGCATCCGGGAGCACAAGGACGCCAGCGAAACCGAGCGCGCCATCCGTGAAGTTAATTCCGGTATCTACGCGTTCGATGCCGCGGTCCTCCGCGCCGCACTTGGAAGCGTCACCACGGACAACGCCCAGGGCGAGATGTACCTGACGGATGTCCTTGGCCTGGCGCGCGACGCCGGGGGGCGCGTTGCCGCCGTCGTCACTGAAGACCGCTGGCAGGTTGAAGGCGCCAACGACCGTATCCAGCTGTCCGCACTGGGCGCCGAGCACAACCGCCGGATCATCGAGTCCTGGATGCGTGCCGGCGTGACCGTGGTTGATCCCGCCACCACCTGGATCGATTCGACCGTGTCCCTGGATGAGGACGTCCGCCTCCTGCCCAACACCCAGCTCCACGGTTCAACGACGGTGGGCCGCGACGCCGTCGTGGGTCCGGACACCACCTTGACCGACGTCAAGGTCGGTGAGGGCGCCAAGGTGACCCGCACCCACGGTTCGGGTTCCACCATCGGGACCAAGGCAACCGTGGGCCCGTTCACGTACCTCCGTCCAGGCACGGTTTTGGGCGAGACGGGCAAGATCGGTGCCTTCTACGAGACCAAGAACGTGACAATCGGCCGCGGTTCCAAGTTGTCCCACCTTGGTTACGCAGGCGACGCCGAGATCGGTGAAGACACCAACATCGGTTGCGGCAACATCACCGCGAATTACGACGGCGAGAAAAAGCACCGCACCGTGATCGGCTCGGGCGTGCGCACCGGTTCCAACACTGTCTTCGTGGCACCTGTCACTGTGGGCGACGGCGCCTACAGCGGCGCCGGCGCAGTGATCCGCAAGGACGTTCCCGCAGGTGCGCTGGCCCTTAGCCTGGCATCGCAGCGCAACGCAGAAGACTGGGTGATCAACAACCGGCCGGGCACAGCGTCCGCCGAGTTGGCCCAGGCCGCTCAGGAAGCCAACCTGACCTCCACATCCTCACAATCCCCGGCAACCACAGAAGAGGGCAACTAGGCATGAGCGAAATTACCGCACACGGCGAGAAGAAACTGATTCTCGCCGCCGGAAGGGCGCATCCGGAGCTGGCGCAGGAAATCGCGAAGGAGCTGGAGACCGAACTCCTGCCCATCGACGCCTACGACTTCGCCAATGGGGAAATCTACGTCCGTTCGGCCGAGAGCGTCCGGGGCACTGATGCCTTTGTGATTCAGGCACACCCGGCGCCCCTGAACAACTGGCTCATGGAGCAGTTGATCATGATCGATTCCCTCAAGCGCGCCTCTGCCAAGAGGATCACGGTTGTTTCCCCCTTCTACCCGTACTCCCGCCAGGACAAGAAGGGCCGCGGCCGCGAGCCGATTTCCGCCCGCCTGGTTGCGGATCTCTACAAGACCGCCGGTGCAGACCGCATCATGTCTGTTGACCTGCACACCTCGCAGATCCAGGGCTTCTTTGACGGTCCCGTTGACCAGCTGATGGCCATCCCGTTGCTGGCTGACTACATCCGCACCAAGGTTGAGGCCGACAACATCACCGTTGTTTCGCCGGACACCGGCCGCGTCCGTGTTGCAGAGCAGTGGGCCGAACGTCTTGGTGGCGCTCCGCTGGCATTCGTCCACAAGAGCCGCGACCTGACAGTTCCCAACCAGGCCGTCTCCAAGACCGTTGTTGGCCAGGTTGAAGGACGCACCTGTGTGCTGATCGACGACATGATCGACACCGGTGGAACCATCTCCGGCGCTGTCCAGGTGTTGAAGAACGCCGGCGCAAAGGACGTCATCATCGCCTGCACCCACGCAGTGTTCTCGGATCCCGCCGCGCAGCGCCTGGCAGATTCAGGTGCCCGCGAAGTGGTGGTCACCAACACGCTGCCGATCCCGGCTGAGAAGCGCTTCCCGTCACTGACAGTGTTGTCGATCGCGCCGCTGATCGCGCGCGCCATCCGTGAAGTGTTCGACGACGGTTCGGTCACCAGCCTGTTCGACGGCAAGGCCTGATACCAAAACCTGACGACACGGGCCATCCACCGCCCCCGGGCGCGTGGATGGCCCGTTTTTCATGGCCGTTTTCAGGAACGGGCCCGTTGGCTGCTAGAATTTCCGGGATACCTTGGCGAGGGAGAGCACATCCGGACCGCACATGCGGAACGGGTTGCGGGTCTCCGTTATCGACTGGGTCTGCATCTCCTTCGAGTACGGTGTGATGGCTGTTGTCAGCCTGTGAACGCCGGGCGTAGAAGGTCTCCAGACCTCCGCCCTTGCTGATAGACCAGTCCGGATCCCATCGGACGCCACAGTAATCAAGGAGTACACATGTCTGAGCAGAAGCTCACCGCAGAACTGCGCACCGAATTCGGCAAGGGTTTCGCCCGCCGTGCACGTATGGCCGGCCAGATCCCGGCTGTCATCTACGGCCACGGCGCCGAGCCCCTCCACATCAACCTGCCGGGTAAGGCCACCACGCTGGCCGTCCGCGTTTCCAACGCCCTCCTGGCAATCGACGTCGACGGCGAGCAGCACCTCACGCTCGTCAAGGACATCCAGCGCGATCCCGTAAAGCAGATCATCGAGCACGTTGACCTCCAGACGGTCCGCGCCGGCGAGAAGATCACCGTTGACGTTGCCATCCACGTGACCGGTGAAGTTGCTCCGGGTGCCGTTTCCGCGCTTGAGGCCACCACGGTGTCCCTCGAAGTTGAAGCCACGCACGTTCCCACCTCGGTGGAGGTCGACATCGAAGGCCGCAAGGCCGGCGAGAACGTTCTGGCTTCCGACCTGGTTCTGCCCAAGGGTTCCGCTCTGCTGACCGACGCCGAGACCCTGGTTGTCCGCGTTGCTGAAGAAGCAGCTGCAGAAGAGGAAGAGTCCTCCGAAGAAGCTGCTGCAGAGTAGTCTCTGACTGCTTGAGGCTCCAGCCTTCAAGTGGCCGGGTCCCCGCGGGATCCGGCCACTTTTTTGCCCTGCTCCACCCTTATCCTCCCGCTTCCTTAGGATGTGACCATGACTGATACCTGGCTGATTGTTGGCTTGGGCAACCCCGGCAGCGAGTACAGCAACAACCGTCATAACGTGGGCCAGATGGTATTGGATGAGCTCGCTTCCCGTGTGGGCGGGAAGTTCAAGGCCCATAAGTCGCGTGCCCAGGTAGTAGAGGGACGCATGGGCATTGGCGGACCCAGGGTGGTCCTGGCCAAGCCCATGACGTACATGAACGTCTCCGGCGGGCCCGTGGGAGCACTCTGCAAGTTTTTCGATATCGCCGCTGACCACGTGATCGCAGTGCATGACGAAATCGACATCCCTTTTAACACAGTTAAGCTAAAACTTGGTGGCGGCGAAGGTGGGCACAACGGACTGCGCGATATTTCCAAGGCCCTGGCCACCAAGGATTACTTGCGCGTGCGGGTAGGTGTGGGGCGGCCACCCGGACGGATGGAAACTGCCGACTTTGTCCTCCGGGACTTCGCCACAGCCGAGAAAAAAGAGCTCCCATTCCTTGTGGACGAAGCCGCCGACGCGGTGGAATTGCTCATGAGCCAAGGCCTGCTTGCAGCGCAGCAGAAACACCACCCGGCGAAGGCTTGAGCCTATCTTGAGGAAAGCCTGATTAAAGCCTGACGCGTCCAGGTGACCCCAGACCTACTAACTGTCTCCGCCCGACGGTAATGTGCAGGAATACGCAGGAACGTTGCGGGAGACCGCCGCGGTTGTGTACCTAAGGATGCGAATGTCGGCGGAGTTGCTCAACGGAGGTGGGGGAGGCGCAGCGAGGGCTGCGGCTCCCGATCTTGTGGGCGGAGCTGCCACTGACCGGCAGACCTGGTCGCTGCTGGCCCGCAGCCAGGACGTATCCAAAGCGGGCAAGCTGCTCGATTCCCCGGGATCCTTTGGCGTGGTCCTTACAGGGGAACGGGGGATCGGTAAATCCGGTGTGGCCCGCGCCGTTGTCTCCTCCTTGGGTCCCAAGGTCCATAGCCTCCAGCTGCGCAATACGGTGGCAGGCGCAAAGACGCCGTACGGCTGCCTGGGCTTCCTCCTGGCGCGCTTACCCTCCGAGGCTGTCAGCTCACCCACCGGCATCCTGCACGCCATCACCAAGATGATCAGGACCGAGGCCGCGGGCCGGGAGACTGTCTTCATTGTGGACAACGCCGGCGGCATGGACCCCATGAGCACCGGTGTGCTGTTGAACCTTATGGCAACAGGCACCGCCAAAGTCATCGCGACCGTCCAGCATGCCAGTGATCTCCCTGCCGACTTCCACCGGCTGGTCCTTGAAGGGCAGCTCGGAGAGGTCCAACTCAATTCCCTCAACAGGGACCAGACCAAACAGGTTCTTGGTTCGGTGCTGGGCCACTACGTGTCTTCCACCCTGGTGGCTTCCCTGCACTCAGCGGTTGGCGGCAATCCGATGCTGCTGCATGCCTTGTTGGAGGAGCAGAGGCATGCAGGCAATCTTGTCCTCAACGATTCCGTGTGGACGCTCCGGGACCGGATTTCGCTGGAAGGCGCCACGGTAGTGGAGGACTTCGTGCGCTCCAGGTTGGCGCGTGAACCGCAGGACAGCAGGACCGTCGTCGAGATCCTGGCCTGTGCCGGTCGGGCGACGCTGCTGGACTTGGCGGCGCTGGTGGGAACGGATGTACTGGTGGAAATGGAAGAGCGTGGACTGCTGACGGTGGACCGCGGTGAAGACCATTGGGTAGCGCTCCGCGACCCCTACGTTGGGCAGGTTGTCCGGAGCTGGCTCAACACCCGCCGCATGAGGGAACTGCGGCTCATGCTGCACGGCCCTAAAGAGCCCGAGCTCGAGGGCCTGGCGCCGGAGGATCTCTTGAGCTACGCCGCATGGATCCATTCCTCCGAAGATGAGCCCACGCCATCACCGGCCCTTGCCCTGGCCGCGGGAAGGGCCGCCCTGGATGATTACGATCCCAACTTTGCCATTCAATGCACACAGTCCCTGGACCAGAAGGACAGCCAGTGGGTGTCCGGACAAAGCCTGAAGGCTGCTGCGTACCTGATGCTGGACCTGCCGTTGCACGCTGCCCAGGCTTTGGACGAGGTGGACGACTCCCTGATAGCAGGCCTGGATCCCCTGGAGTTCGCTCAATTCACGGCTGCCAAGTGCCAGGCGATGATCTGGATTGATGGCCGTTCCGGACTGGTCCCGGGGGTTATAGCCGACGCCGAGGCAACGCTGCAGGCTTTGGCCGGAGCCCAGCCGGCCGGAGCCCAGCCGGCTGGAGCCCACCCCGCCGGAGTCCTGACGAGGGCGTTCAACCGGCTGAAGTTGTGCAGCTATGACTACCGCAGTTTCATGGGCGAGTACGCGGACGTCATTGATGAGCTTGAAGAAGAGTGGGCCAAGGACCCGGTTGAAGACCGGGACCATTGGTTGCGGGCGTCGTTCTTCCTCATCGAGGCCCGCTGTATGACAGGGCGCGAGCTTGATGCCTTGGACTTGGTCCACACGGTGTCCCGGCTGGTGGGTGAGGACGGCCGATCCGCCCAATTGCAGGAGTCTTTTGCCCGGCACGCTTTCCTGGCACTGCTGCTGGCCGGCCGGTGGCGGCAGTGCATTGAGCTCATCCGCAGGACCCCGCCGCGGTCTTCGCGGTTGCAGTACCGCGGGGCCCTCACTGAACTGGGCATGGGCCTGGCGTTCGTCTATGCCGGCAAACCTGCCAGCGCCGTGGAACCACTGCGGTCCGCGGTGGCCCAACTGGAGTTGCGGCCCGCCATGAACATGAACAAGGTTGGTTACGCCGCCACGGCGTTTGCCTATGCACAGTTGGGTAACGCCGTGGAAGCGGGCAGGTACCTGGATCTTTACAGGACCAGCCGTGGCGCAGGCACATACTTTTCCGAGTACGTCAGCGAGTTCTGCGCCGAGATGGCAGGCCGCTGGATGGGGGACCGGGACGTCAAGCAGCGGCTCATGGCCCGGGTCCGCAACGACATTGAAAACCAGCGGTACACCACGGCAGGCATCTGTCTTTTTGGTGCCACGGTGGAAGGCACGGATGAGGAGTACCGGCTCCTCGAGGAGATCGCATCCCACCGCCAAGGACCCCTGGCCAGGATCTCCGGAGACCTGGCCCGCGGTGCACGCAACAAGAGTTCCAGGAACATGTTGGACGCTGCCGATGCCGCCGCAGACCTGGAACTGCTG includes:
- the pth gene encoding aminoacyl-tRNA hydrolase translates to MTDTWLIVGLGNPGSEYSNNRHNVGQMVLDELASRVGGKFKAHKSRAQVVEGRMGIGGPRVVLAKPMTYMNVSGGPVGALCKFFDIAADHVIAVHDEIDIPFNTVKLKLGGGEGGHNGLRDISKALATKDYLRVRVGVGRPPGRMETADFVLRDFATAEKKELPFLVDEAADAVELLMSQGLLAAQQKHHPAKA
- a CDS encoding 4-(cytidine 5'-diphospho)-2-C-methyl-D-erythritol kinase — its product is MTPGIRKPGGLSFIGGRFHPRSVRVKAPGKVNVSLSVGPLRSDGYHSVASVYLAVSLYEEVTATSTENDGITVSISPDSTLDLDGVDIPLDERNLAYKAAAIMAEVSEKSTGVHLEITKRVPVAGGMGGGSADAAATLLACDALWDSGLSREELAHLAAELGADVPFSLLGGTAVGLGVGDKLSPALAKAQTDWVLVFADYGLSTPDVFRTLDGLRDSEGAQIAEPVDVDPAILQALRNGDPETLSRVLINDLQRASITLAPQLRDTIGLGEARGALAGMVSGSGPTVALLARDSVAASVLAEELSHRGHTALAVHGPVPGARIISDTLL
- a CDS encoding TetR/AcrR family transcriptional regulator is translated as MTGQQRKSQLIGIGRAIFAARGLDGTTIEEIAATAGVSKPVIYEHFGSKEGLYRQVVETEFRILLDSITQALSADAKPRVLVERAALALLGYIEDRTDGFRILMRDSPPSQPEGAFSTLLSHVTARVEHLLSDEFARRGLSAADGAMYAQMLVGMVAMTGQWWLDSRQPDKRVVAAHLVNLAWNGLTGLKKEPELRTDS
- a CDS encoding ribose-phosphate diphosphokinase, which encodes MSEITAHGEKKLILAAGRAHPELAQEIAKELETELLPIDAYDFANGEIYVRSAESVRGTDAFVIQAHPAPLNNWLMEQLIMIDSLKRASAKRITVVSPFYPYSRQDKKGRGREPISARLVADLYKTAGADRIMSVDLHTSQIQGFFDGPVDQLMAIPLLADYIRTKVEADNITVVSPDTGRVRVAEQWAERLGGAPLAFVHKSRDLTVPNQAVSKTVVGQVEGRTCVLIDDMIDTGGTISGAVQVLKNAGAKDVIIACTHAVFSDPAAQRLADSGAREVVVTNTLPIPAEKRFPSLTVLSIAPLIARAIREVFDDGSVTSLFDGKA
- a CDS encoding ABC-F family ATP-binding cassette domain-containing protein gives rise to the protein MAHLLGGENLTVSFATRTILDGVTLGLEDGDRIGMVGRNGDGKSTLMRLLASRSTTDSGRVTKRSDVTVGYLDQGDVLDGDLTVGAAIVGDRADHEWAANPKIREVMGGLVGDVDWHANVHALSGGQKRRVALAKLLIEDHDVIMLDEPTNHLDVEGVAWLARHLKTRWRANQGAFLVVTHDRWFLDEVCNYTWEVHDAMVDMFDGGYAAYVLARAERDRMAAVVENKRQQLVKKELAWLRRGAPARTAKPKFRIEAANDLIADVPDPRDSVALNKMATARLGKDVLDLENISLDFLDGEEGQKLFDNITLRLAPGERLGLVGVNGAGKSTLLKLLNGEIQPSSGKVKRGKTVVTAVLTQDVKELDDVSDLRVIEVIEREKRSFSVGGKEFTAGQLVEQLGFTKEKQWTPVSDLSGGERRRLQLLRLLVGEPNVLMLDEPTNDLDTDTLAAVEDVLDGWPGTLVVVSHDRYLLERVTDNQMALLGDGKLRGLPGGVDQYLELREAALASGALAGSGAPTAATGSASTSSSGASEAEKREARKDLNRIDRQLGKLSQQEEKLHTQMAAKSESGDFDGLGQLNAKLQELLEEKEGLELEWLEAAETIGE
- the glmU gene encoding bifunctional UDP-N-acetylglucosamine diphosphorylase/glucosamine-1-phosphate N-acetyltransferase GlmU, translated to MSPETTGPAAVIVLAAGAGTRMKSRTPKILHEIGGRSMVGHALLAARSINPATLALVVRHERDRVAEHVTALDPEALIVDQDDVPGTGRAVQVALTALDAAAELSGTVVVTYGDVPLLTGELLGELVTTHEAEGNAVTVLTAVLDDASGYGRILRAGDGTVTGIREHKDASETERAIREVNSGIYAFDAAVLRAALGSVTTDNAQGEMYLTDVLGLARDAGGRVAAVVTEDRWQVEGANDRIQLSALGAEHNRRIIESWMRAGVTVVDPATTWIDSTVSLDEDVRLLPNTQLHGSTTVGRDAVVGPDTTLTDVKVGEGAKVTRTHGSGSTIGTKATVGPFTYLRPGTVLGETGKIGAFYETKNVTIGRGSKLSHLGYAGDAEIGEDTNIGCGNITANYDGEKKHRTVIGSGVRTGSNTVFVAPVTVGDGAYSGAGAVIRKDVPAGALALSLASQRNAEDWVINNRPGTASAELAQAAQEANLTSTSSQSPATTEEGN
- a CDS encoding 50S ribosomal protein L25/general stress protein Ctc, with the translated sequence MSEQKLTAELRTEFGKGFARRARMAGQIPAVIYGHGAEPLHINLPGKATTLAVRVSNALLAIDVDGEQHLTLVKDIQRDPVKQIIEHVDLQTVRAGEKITVDVAIHVTGEVAPGAVSALEATTVSLEVEATHVPTSVEVDIEGRKAGENVLASDLVLPKGSALLTDAETLVVRVAEEAAAEEEESSEEAAAE
- a CDS encoding helix-turn-helix transcriptional regulator; protein product: MSAELLNGGGGGAARAAAPDLVGGAATDRQTWSLLARSQDVSKAGKLLDSPGSFGVVLTGERGIGKSGVARAVVSSLGPKVHSLQLRNTVAGAKTPYGCLGFLLARLPSEAVSSPTGILHAITKMIRTEAAGRETVFIVDNAGGMDPMSTGVLLNLMATGTAKVIATVQHASDLPADFHRLVLEGQLGEVQLNSLNRDQTKQVLGSVLGHYVSSTLVASLHSAVGGNPMLLHALLEEQRHAGNLVLNDSVWTLRDRISLEGATVVEDFVRSRLAREPQDSRTVVEILACAGRATLLDLAALVGTDVLVEMEERGLLTVDRGEDHWVALRDPYVGQVVRSWLNTRRMRELRLMLHGPKEPELEGLAPEDLLSYAAWIHSSEDEPTPSPALALAAGRAALDDYDPNFAIQCTQSLDQKDSQWVSGQSLKAAAYLMLDLPLHAAQALDEVDDSLIAGLDPLEFAQFTAAKCQAMIWIDGRSGLVPGVIADAEATLQALAGAQPAGAQPAGAHPAGVLTRAFNRLKLCSYDYRSFMGEYADVIDELEEEWAKDPVEDRDHWLRASFFLIEARCMTGRELDALDLVHTVSRLVGEDGRSAQLQESFARHAFLALLLAGRWRQCIELIRRTPPRSSRLQYRGALTELGMGLAFVYAGKPASAVEPLRSAVAQLELRPAMNMNKVGYAATAFAYAQLGNAVEAGRYLDLYRTSRGAGTYFSEYVSEFCAEMAGRWMGDRDVKQRLMARVRNDIENQRYTTAGICLFGATVEGTDEEYRLLEEIASHRQGPLARISGDLARGARNKSSRNMLDAADAAADLELLVVEARCVAMALDFARDAGEATAARTAQLRLERLEHSVPALPIQPRSDAPVLTERERQIAKLAGKGVSNREIAMDIGVSVRTVEGHLYQVFTKLGVSSRGELNGLL